The DNA segment GCCGCACACTCGTCATGCCCTATATGCCGGAACTCTCTTCTCGAGGAGGCTGGCGCCGGCGAGGCAACGGTGGCCGGTGACGGGACATAGCGCCGTGCAGACAGGTCGTTGATTGCTGGTTTGCAGTTTCTTGTACCGTACAGGTTGAAGGGCAAAATACATGGCTTTGTTCCCAACTGTTTTGCTATTTTGTTTTCTATTTCTCTGCGGTGATATGCAGGGATTAAAATATCGGCGAAATTTCACGAATTTAAGatagaaacaaaatatctaattttgaaatttttttcactaaCCAGTGAGACATACAGAGTAGAGACAAATTTTGGTCTTTTCATTGGTGAAcagaaaaaaatgtaaaacaaaattgaaatcctgGATACCTGTAAGGTGGGATCTAAATTTTGTTAAGAACTAAGGAGCTAGCTACAGTATTTGTAGCGTCTTTGTCACTTTGGTTTATTGTTTGTCCTGCTTCATGATTTTCTCTCCACGTTGGAACCACATTTGGGATTTTTCTAGATTCCATCTTGTTTAATATTTGAGGTTGCATTGGGTTTGGGATGGTCCAGACTTCAgagtcttttttatttttccagtgcttttttttaaacaagttcagaacctaTTTGCAATGCAGGAATTATAAAACGCAAGAATAATACGATGTAGAGATGTTCAGCGCAAGAGATATTAGAGTTCATAATTATGGATGGTTCGAAAACACAagaattttgaagaaaatgggGTAGGATAGATTGCATTTCTAGCTGGAAAAtaaaattcactagtggcataTAACGAAATTCCACAAAATAAAACGAAAGGTTTGAGCTCGTGTTTATTATTCTACGGAATTAGGGGGCAAGAGAATGCATCGCATAGCAACTTGACAATTATGTACTAAACAATTCTTGTAAGGAAAACTCCCAATTCACAAATATTGAAATTCTCTAATTTCCTATAAAACCCTATGGTTCAAAGGGACCCTCAAAGTAAAAATATGTGAACCAACATGCACTAAATGATACGATGTTAAAAACCTAAGTAGCCTATTTGCAAAATTGAAATCCTTTTCGGTTCATGCTAGAATTAAACTGTTTTCTATAAAAATGATACAAAATTATTGTGAAATTCCTGTCTTCCAAAGATCCCTCTCAAATTGATCCACCAACATATATCCCCACTCATCAACGATTCAGTTTTTTCTAAGGTGCTGCTATCAAACAAATTATCGTGTCAATTTCCATCTTTATTGCAAGCTTCCAAGTCCCAACGCAATTTAAGCAAAATAGATTTCTAGGCCAaatgtaatatgtgttcaccACGCACTAGATTAAATATTCTAACTGTATCCACTTGATGCCTGAAAGACTCTGCAGAAGGCTAATGATACAAAGAAACAATACTCTCAGAGGAGAGAAATTCTCCTCTGCTTTGGAGTTTGAGGTTTTATTATCATCTTTGGAGAGGTACCACTAATTATAACTAAGGAGGCAACAAAAAATTGATACTTCCAAGTTATAATTTTGTTATCTCACACGGACGGTAAAAAAAAGCTCATTTTATTAGAGGTGACGAGTTAGGCAGCAATCATAATATATTTCCCTCAATTGCTGAACAAGGCAATGAGCTACGGCTCTTTCTGAAATGAACAAGCTTTGTCATCAGAATGGCAACCATGCCATCAGAACATAATGCATTCCAGATGAAAAAACCAGTCTTATTTGCAATTTGCTGCAGCACACGAGAGCAGAGGATCGACAGAATTCACGATCGAGCTTAGCTTAATCTGGAAGCAAATTAGTACTTGCGGATGTAATCATGGGGAGAGCAGCGCTGCGAAATGATcgaccaggctccggacggtcGTCGGAGAAGCCGCGGATGCGCCGCCCAGGTACCACTTCTGGATCATCGCCGCCACGTTCTCGTTCTCCACCGTAACATTCACCTCGTCCTTGCCTTCCGTCGCAAATGATATCTGCACGTTTAAAATTAAATGATTTGGGCAAGAAACAAACtgtaatttatttatattggtcacttgcatcggcaggATTTCATCAGCTAACTAAACCCTGCCTGAATGCATACtgaaaactgaataaaattaacgTACCTCTGCAGTTCCAGGAGTTGCTGGGAAGTGGAAGGTGATGACGGAGTTGGGCTTGAAATACTTGGACTGAAAGAACTCGGTGACCTTCTCGAGCGCCTCTTCCTCGTCATCCTCGTACTTGTCGGCGGCGACCAGGCGGTCGCGGACGGAGCTCTCCAGCTGGACGCCGTACTGCGAGCCTTTGATCTCCATGATCACCACGACCCTGAACAGCTTCTCCACAGGAGCTGAAACGAGGGCCTGAAAGAAAGCATCGTCTTCCACCAGCTCCTCAGCCTTGCTGCCATTCCACTTCTCCAGATGCTCGAGCAGCACGTGGCTCTTCTCGAAGTAGGCACCAATGGCGTTGTACTTGATCTGAAGGAAGTGTATCTCTATGTCCGTGATGCCTGCACGCCATTGATTTCAAGACACGAAACAGAGGCTGATGCTATGTGCTCTGTTCCATAATCATAAACGATCGATTGCTTGTGCCAGAGTTAGCATGTAGCAACTTAAAGCGTGAACAATGCATACCATGAGCTAGGAGCGAGAGAGGCTTGCCGACCGCCATCTCCGCCGGCAATGCGATGCCTTCCGCTTCCACGGTGACCTTCTCAGTCTCCGACACATGCAACATTACCAGGCAACAAATTACTACAGCCACATACTCTTTTCAGACAATGTTCTATAGAAAGGGCGCAAATTTTGTAACTTGTACAGGCCCCTGGCTATTTTGAGGCTTGTTTTTTTACACCAATCATTAATTATTCATGAGATTGGTGTATCCTGTAAATCTGACAAGGATATATATGATAAGAAGGTAATGAAcgatgaactcactttttcttGGATACAGGTGAGTGAAGGGGGTGTCTAATTCGCGCGCGTGTTAGCATGCCTGTTTGTGTGCGATTTCGTACACCAAAACTACAATCGCGCGTGTTAGCAGacctccttcttcctcgcctCCGGCGGCTCACCCCCGCCCCTCTTTCTCTGGTGGCTCGCCCCCGTCCCGTCCTCCTCAGTCTgcttgtgctcctcctcctccttctctggcGTGCTCGCCCCTGCCCCCGCCCTCCTTCATTGTCTTCGGTGGCTCCCCGCTGTCGGATCCGTCACCGCCGCCCGCTGCCACACTAACCTAGCGTTTCTGAGCAATTGCTTTGCTGCCCCTGCCGCTGGCACCGCCTATCGGCGGTCCTCCATCGCCCGGTCGGTGACGCCCTCGCCCCCGGCCTCAGCCTCCCCGGTCCGCCTCATCAGTCGCCGCCCTGGATCTCCCTCTAGACCCATCGGGATcccgaaccctaaccctaaccctgaCCCAAACCTCCCTCATCGGCCATCGGCCGCCGTCCGCTACCAACTCAGACACGGACGAGCGCACCGTGACTTCCCAAGTCACGCGCGCGTTCGTATCAGTCTTTTCGTGAGTGAAGCCTATGTGTGCTTGCGCAGGGAGAGAATGGAGGAGACCTGAAGCTATCTAGCTAGCAGCAGGAAGGAAGAGCAATTAAAAGAgtgtgggaggaggaggatgacaaaGGCTTACTGTGTCATCGGCGCACGCATTGCAGGTGCAGCTGCAACTTGCGATGGCGAATATCGATTGGGGTCTGGTAGGAGGAGAGGCAGGAGGGCAGGCAGGTGATATATGCCACTCGATCAGTGGCGCCAACTTCTCTCAGGAGTCAGCTCCAAACAAACGAGCGTGCGTGACTGCGTGAGCGAGCGTGCATGCTGTGGCCAACAACTCTTCAGCattcatttattttcattttaaaaAAGAAGGAACCCAGGGATATGTACAAAAATACTGAGTACTGGAATAACTCAAGTATGCTTACAGCCTGATgccaaaaaaattaattatataaaAAAGGATCCTGTTTGCACTCTGGAGGGGTTGAGAGAGCTAGCAGTAGAGATCAGACTGCGAGTGATTATACGGTGAAGTGTTTGGAGGAAGGGCTATGGACCTCAAATTTTCAAAGGATTTTGATCCAATCTCCCATATCCGAACAGAccataaatatataagtataatATAAAAGGCGGCACTCTTTATGCCTCGTGGTGAAGGAATAAGAAGATGTAGAACATGCATGGCTTATACTTTCCCTGTTCAAGAATACACAGCGTATTCTATTTTAGCTTGGTCTTTAAAATTAAACTTTGACTATAATCTAACAGAAATATGgacacattttttttaaaaaaaaatacaaaaataggaTCTTCTCGCATATATAAGATTCAAAAATCGCTCGTTGAGCGGACGAGAAAAGATGTGACATGCCAAGGGGGCGGCCAGGCTGTCTATGCTTATGTTGTTCAACagcgtgtgtgtatatataattagtagcatttaaaaactaaatAACTTAAGAGCCAATTGGTATATACACTTATTTTATCTACTACATAGGTTTCGAGTATTATATCTTTTTTTCACACATTTCAGGTATTAGATGTCATCAAATACAATTTACTACATATGGTTATTGTGAATGCATCTAAacgaaatatttttttcttgccaaactttatcaattttaaagcGTTTATTCTTAATGGTCATGATTTATGTTACATTGCCCTACTCCTTATTAACTTGAGCTCTAGTTATTTTCAATTATAGATGTTTGTTAGCAATTTCTATGGTAGTTCAATATCAAACTAGAAAAAGCAATATTGAGACGTTGATTGGATAgctattattatttattataggAAAGATAGTACATTTGTAAATAAGAAAAGGTGTTTTAAACTGATCGTGGAACATGGATTCATTATAatacctatattttatttttaaaaaaatagaaaatatattaactaatattaagagaaaattatgttttttataAGGTTAAATTTAATAGCTTCTGGAAACGATTCAAATTTGTCTCTCCTCGGCCCCGCGTACTGTCCCATCCTACATCCGCCTCTGCATGCCACGTGTCTATGCAAAAATTCTTCTCACCCTCTAAGTGGGATAGAAATATTTCTCACCCTGTAAGTGAGTGAGaaatatttctctctctaggtgAGCGAGGAGAGAAATATTTCTCACATACGAGGGTGAGAATGATgtttttctaataaaatttgCATTTATCACCTTAGAGATAGTAGAatctagtattttttaaaaaaaattgtgcagaAGCAGTTCTTCTTTTTTGGATAGGAGAACCTGATATTTTTATTGACAGGCAAACGTGAATATAAGACGTATAGTGTTAATACAAAGAAGGGGGTGAAAAAGGCTTATTTTTAAGGATACGACTAAATTGCAGTGCATGCTACAGTGGTTTAGCATGCACACCCTAATTAGCAATTTTCCTAATCAAGCCAACTAATCCATATTTGGCATCTCGTGCATAGAGCGCGCCCACGCGAAGTGCACGAGGCAACGCTTGGGCTAGTAAATGTAAGCACGCGAGGCATGATCCACGGAGGTGAAAATATcacctaatatatatatatatatatatatatatatatatatatatatatatataggaaaattaGTATGTattcctgggtgtatgtacttccacctctcatataccacttttacacgtgtgttatacttctttatcactttaaatatacttcattagtaattataagatactacaatacaaatctcacgaattttttttatgaaatttcatgatttttatcataatttgcgtatatacttcttttatgtataaaaaagagtatatagcaaaaatgaaaggctaacattgaattttttttcatacaactcatattggagtatcttagaattagtattagagtatactaaaaatgataaaagagtataaagtgtttgtttaggtggtatattgcatgtgggagtacatactcctagagtatagaataggtgtcctatatatatatatatatatatatatatatatattcatcatCAAAAGCCAAGTTGTATGTTTAAGgatgaaaattcaaaaattaacatAACATTTCCAATGAATTTACAATGATGTTGAGAAGCATaaccgtaaaaaaaaaaagtagtttGATGTATTTGGTCAGTAAATTTGAAGTACTATATATGCAAATTCATACAAATACAAAAGTAAATTGGCAAAGCAGAGGAGAGAGCAATGAGATATGGGGTTGCAGAAAAATGCAACTTGATGTATCGACTAGAAAAATTTAAAGGATTATACAGGTAAATTCATACAAAATCAGCATACCATAGGCAATTAGAATGATTTTATAAAGAAAACTAGGATAACTAtaaacaaaattgaaaagaaattcaATATATTTGCTCGGCATATTTCAAGCACTGTATAGAAAAATTCATACAAATGTAAAAGGCAAATCGATCAAAAATCATAAGCAATTTGTTGCATCTCTGCAAGCAAAAAGCAATTCGATCGGCGATCTAGAAGGTAGCAATTTGTTTACAACAAGATTGAAAATTCAAGTATCACAAATTGCCTACATCAGATTGTAAAAGAATGAAAAAATTGCTAGATCAACTTAATTAAAATGGTTGAGAAGATGGCTAAAACTGTCCACATTAGaacagaaaatttgaaaaaaaaagtaccaAATGAATTCTTGAGGTACTAGCCCAGATTGTTCATATCAGAACATAAAATTGAAAATTAAATTGCCAAGCAAATTCATACAAAAATCTAGAAGCAAGTAATAAAAAATCCATGCACAAATTAGGAATCAATTTATACAAACTATGAAAGCAACTTGTAGGAGTCAACCAGTAAATTTACCCAAACTTCATAAGCAACTCGGAAGCCTGCCACATGGTTGGCGTGCAACAAAGTAGGAGGTAGGCCGCAATAAAAACCAGAGGTGCCATCTCTTGGATGGCAATGCTGGCATGGAAAGGTTGGTGCAATTCGTGTCTAACCTGCCTACAACCATGCCTTCCCCTGAGATCGTCATCGACGAGAGTCAAATGCGCAATTTTTGCATCGACCGTGAAGGCATGGCCGTATGACCGAAACATCAACGACATCTCAATTTATGTGCGGGGGAACCCAATTGAGTAGGGATGATAGATTTTAATAAGCAATAGAGGATGAAAGAGCTTCAATCGATAGAGATAGGAAGTTCTCAAACCTTCTAGAGGGTTATTAGCAGCCAGTGGCACGCGAGCAGCGAAGCAACAGCCGCAACAAATACTTACGGTGTCATCGAGGGTGTTGTTATTGAGGATGATGGTGGAGCAGTGTGGGGGCATCGTCGTCGTTGGAGTCATCATCGGTGAGGAGTGACAGTGAGTTTCCATAGCTCCTCCGTGGCCTCCATGGTCACCTTGCTTGCCTCCCCGACGTCATTGTCGTAGGAATCATTGTCGCGCAAGGAGCGACGTGGCCTGACGCATCGACTTGGGAGAACTCTAACAACACCTCCATGGTCTCTATGGTCACCCGACTTGCTTCTCTAATAATAGATCTAGAGCGATTGGGAGAGAGATAGAAAGAGCCCTCTAGTGATAAGAGATATGGTAATGAGATGAGAAAAATAGATGGTACAAAGCTCACAATTTAGACTCTTGGCTCAATCACACACGTGCATGACTGCATACGATTGAATGCTCTGCACAATTGGACGGTCCACGGAGCATGCGGGTGAGAGAGTTAATGCCCATGCTCGGAATCGAAGTCATTACctgtttttaaaaaatgagcatatatatatatatatatgcttaaaTTAGAAAACAAAAAAGTCGATAGACATCCAACCCATGAACCCATCGACCAAGTCCAACGGTTCTGTAATGGGCTCCCTGCATACTCCAACGACTGGTGTGTGGGCCCATCTCCCATCCCCTCCTTATCGCCAGTAGCACCGGCGGTTCTAGGGAGGGAGGAAGCAATCAATGGCCGCTCTCCGCCACCTTCCGGCCGGCCCCACCTTCCACGGCGTCGCTGCTCCCGCCTCCTCCCTCCAGCTCCTTCGCCCGTCCTCCTGTCCCGCCGGTGCACGCCTCCTCCGCCTTGCGCCACTCCGCTCCCGCTTCACCCgtaacctctctctctctcctccctcaacTTTACCCACCATTTGTTCTTGTGCTATTCGACTGGCTCTTTGATAGCATTTCATTTCCTTGCTGGCCTTGTCGCAGGGGTTTATGCCTTCTCCAGTAATGACATCAGGGTCGGCAGCAACGTCGAGGTGGACGGCGCGCCCTGGAAGGTTATAGGTAACAACCATAAACCCATTCATTCCTAGCTAGTGCATTTCATTCTTGCTGTGGTGGGCCGATACACCGGTCAATGTAGTACTAGTATCTCTTCTTGCTCCTCATCTGAACGAGAGACGTACCATAATTTATAGAAATTAAGTCAACGTGTCTCCCTCCTCAACGATTACTGATTCGTTTTTAATCAACATACTGCTGTGTAATCAGGCTGTAGCCTGAGCCTCTGCCCAAAATTTGAATTAACTTTCCTCTCCACCCAACAACAGAGTTTCTCCACGTCAAGCCTGGAAAAGGTGCTGCTTTTGTGAGGACAAAAATGCGCAATTACATCACCGGCAACACAGTTGAGAAAACCTTTCGAGCAGGAAGTACGGTAATCACCGGCAACACTCTTCACAATCCGGAACAGAGTTTTGCAGTTATCTTTTTTCTGTCAATGTTACTAGTACATGCTTTACCTAGCTAACCGaacatttagtttttttaattccGTAATTTGTGGAATTATATATTTGGTATCTTTTGGCCTGCTGTGGATTGCCTTTGCTTTACCAACACATGTAGTGCTCTACCTCGGTGTTTTTGGAGTTATGCAACATCTGATAGCCTCTTCTCATTAAACTTTCAGATACAGGAAGCATCCCTTTCAAAGGAAACCAAGCAATTTACATACAAGGATGGCTCTCAATTTGTGTTCATGGATTTGGTATGCATTCAATTTTCAATCAAATATGTTAGCAGTGAAATTATTTGTGATTGCCTATATGCTTCACTTTTTTTTCCTCATTGCATCTGTTGTTAGAAATGAGATCTAACGAATTACTGAAGTAAAATTTATGGACACACAACATGATTAGTTCATTATAAAATTTCATAGGACTTCAATTCTATGAAATCCTCCAATTTCTGATCTACATAGTTTTCCATGAAGGTAAAGAGTCAGATGTTTCAAACAACTAGTGACCAATACAAGTCAATAATTTCATTAATTTTCCAGTGTACAGTGCTATCATTATTTTCCCTTTGCAGACAACCTTTGAGGAAAGTCGATTGAACGAATCAGATGTTGGTGACAAGCAAAAATGGTTGAAAGAGGGAATGGACTGCATTTTGCTGTACTGGAATGGACGGGTATATCCGATTTTGTTTCCACATCATCTGCTATCCAATTAACTACTGAATTACCTTCTCGTAATTTTCAACAGTATGCTAGTTGATTGTTAGATTATATTCTTACACAGCAAAATTATTGGCCACTAATGGCGATAACATTTGTAGATCATTGATTTTGAGCTCCCCATCACCGTTAGGCTGACAGTGACTGATACTGACCCAGGGCAAGGTGACAGTGCACAAGGTAGGGAATGTTTCTGCAAAATGTTCCTTGTATTGTTTAATCATCCATGTTTCTAACAAAGTAACCACATAACATTGTCTCGGGCATTTCTTCTCTGATGTAAGTTGATAATCATAATTGGAATCATATTCATACTGCATTTTGCAGGAGGAACAAAACCGGCAACCCTGGAAACTGGAGCTGTTGTCAACGTGCCCTCTTTTGTGAACGTAGGTGATGATATCCTTGTTGATTCAAGAAATGGCCAGTATATGAACCGAGCATAGAGGATTGAAGAAGATCCTAGACATGAAGAGAGCAACAGTTTTTTGTTCCTCCATTTTGGCCCATGCACCTGTACGAATAATCTGCATCTTGTGTGCCCCCAGGAAATTTACATTTTTCGTTGCATATGTATCCTTCCTTGACACCAGGCATAAAAGGAAAACTCTGCTGGAATTCTTCAAGTCGCGTCTCAAATTCCTGACTATGATCTGTTCTAAAATTGTGCTATCACTGAGGCAACAGGCTTTAGATGTTTAGTATCAAAAACCAAAATCCAATTAAGCACATCAGTGTTCAACACTTATACTGAAGAAACAATCAGCACCAGCACGGTTGCTctcatatttcaattcatcaGTTCCAAGATCAGATGGTGACAAACGCAAGAAAACTGCAGAAATAGTTCTTCAGCTAACCAACTGAACCCAACAGACAATTAAGAGCAAAATATATTTGCAATGCAACAGAAGAGAATTGAAGAGCAGTACATATTTCTGTTAGACGCCAACCTCATGGATGCCGCGCATAAGATTCCTGTTCCCTGCTCTTACCAATACACATTTTTTTCATTCACTGGATGACCATCCTTGGCCAAACAACGGATGCCCGGCACAATTTTCTGTTATGTTAGCGCTCAACTGCGCTCAAATCCCTCTACCACTGACCACAAACATGACTAAACAACAGTTACACATTTCCGCCATCTCCTTATTGGTACTAAAAGAGATGGCAATTATTACTAAACAAAGACCATGTCAAGGTACATTCTAACCTGGAAACCGGTGCATACAAAACAACCTAGAAATTTACAAGAGGATCTCACTTAGCATGCTACACATAAGATCATTACGGTTATACACATCTAACACAAGTGTATTTGCAAGGTATCATTGGTTTCCTCTCttcaagtcttcatcttcataagGGCAGTGTTGCTCTTCACATCTCAATATGATGTGAATGACTGTGAACATCTCCTTGGTTGTCCAGGGGCATGTACTGAGCCATGATGGCCCGGATCTCTGAATCCATGTACCTCTGTTCGCACAGGCAATGCAAAAACAGAATTAGATGACAGCCAAGAGTTATCAACAGATAATGAACCTGTACAGGTTGTTCATATCTTACCCGGATCCTGTACTTGTAAACTGCATATCCTGCAATTCCTGTTGCCACAAGGCCAAAGAAGATGACCCACAAGAAACTCCAGCCTACCTCTGTTGCTGCATTTTTGCCTGAGCACAATAAACGCCCAATTAGCATCACTCCAGTGTTGAGTTAATGTCTATATTTATAATACATGTTGCCATTTTGAGCTTTCAACTGCCAATTTTTTAAGGGGAAAAAACCAATCATGATCGATGTGCTTCAAATAGATGATCTAGCCTGCCTCACTGGTTAACTAATTCAACATGAGACATGCGATCCAATAATAAGCTGACACGAGGGCTACATACTTATGCATGTATCATGCTCCTTCATGTAAAGCAAGCCTCCACTGCAGCCGCACTCGTAGCTACCCCAAGTATTcttgcatttacattctttgCACTGACATGCAGTCCTTTCCTTGCATTCATCAATATCTATCACAAAATGTTTCACATCAACATCACAATGAAAGAGAGACAAGGCCAATGATATATGATATGGTTTGACAGCGATAGACAATTCCAAAGTGTATATTCACATTTGGACATTAAAGCAGAAGTTATGTGCGATGTGCAAGCACTTCTAATAGCCCTACTTGAGCTCAGGAATTGACTCTTACCTTCACATTTGTGGATACCATCACCCTTGAACCCATCCGGGCATTTACAGCCATCATCCTGTAGATTACAGACACCACAGATGTAATTTCAGATTTTTATAGAAGATACGAAAGTTTTAAGGACACAAAAAAATCCAACTGATACTTACAGTGCAGGCAGAGTATGCCTGGCCATTCCTAGTCTCTTTCCAACATCCTCCATTGTTAATTTCACATCGCCCAGATCCCGAAGCTAAAGCAACAAGGCTCATGTTATGATTCAGAATGCTCTACTAACAAATGTAGATCCTCCCCGATCTTACTCTCTTACTTAGTACgtgtaaaaaaaaacatgacaaAAAATGAATCTACTGATGCCTTGCGTACCTTCACAATGAGTGTAGCCATCACCAACAAATTTTACACCCTTCACAACTGGACACTTGCAAACTCGTCCGCGGAAAGTATCCTACATATACACCAAATAAGTATTATATGCATAAGCTGAACAGAACAAATACATGATAAACcagatttttgagaaaaaaaattaacaccACAGGAAGTACCTTGCATGCAGTGATGTTAGCAGCCTTATCTTGCCAACAGCCACCATTGTTCTCCAGGCACTCATTTGTTTGTATATCT comes from the Phragmites australis chromosome 22, lpPhrAust1.1, whole genome shotgun sequence genome and includes:
- the LOC133905343 gene encoding chalcone isomerase-like protein 2; protein product: MLHVSETEKVTVEAEGIALPAEMAVGKPLSLLAHGITDIEIHFLQIKYNAIGAYFEKSHVLLEHLEKWNGSKAEELVEDDAFFQALVSAPVEKLFRVVVIMEIKGSQYGVQLESSVRDRLVAADKYEDDEEEALEKVTEFFQSKYFKPNSVITFHFPATPGTAEISFATEGKDEVNVTVENENVAAMIQKWYLGGASAASPTTVRSLVDHFAALLSP
- the LOC133904247 gene encoding uncharacterized protein LOC133904247; its protein translation is MAALRHLPAGPTFHGVAAPASSLQLLRPSSCPAGARLLRLAPLRSRFTRVYAFSSNDIRVGSNVEVDGAPWKVIEFLHVKPGKGAAFVRTKMRNYITGNTVEKTFRAGSTIQEASLSKETKQFTYKDGSQFVFMDLTTFEESRLNESDVGDKQKWLKEGMDCILLYWNGRIIDFELPITVRLTVTDTDPGQGDSAQGGTKPATLETGAVVNVPSFVNVGDDILVDSRNGQYMNRA